The DNA region tcatttcaacaatctgagtatttttttttttcatttcaacaaaaaaagttACTTTCTTTTCGtaatgtagaaaaagtattttctttcatttcaatagaatgagtactttctttttatatTGTAGAAAGAGGACTTTCTTTCTTAaccaaaaaaatagtattttctttttagttatgatGCACATATTTCAATGTTGAATTTGTATAGAGTCATATATTATTAGCGAATTTTTTGAATATAAATAGTATCTTTCTATTTatagtattttttaaaatttgtttagTTTTATATTGGATTGCAAACAATATATGAACAAAGTGGAAAATGCAGTCATATATTATTAGTGATATTGCTTGATGTGCATTAAGCACATTTTCTTCCTAAAATGAAAACTGTCATATTTTGTGGAAGATAGTCAAATTTGAATAAGTTTAATGAAGAAGTATATATTATTCCGGTTAAGCTTATGTCACTAAATAATCTGAGCAAAAGGAAAATTATAAATTGTACTTGAAAAACTATTACACTTAAATAATATGGGTTAACCCATATTCAACCCGCCCATTTAACACCCAACCATTTTTGACCCGCATGAAATATGGGCGGGTTGAGACCCAATCCATTTTTGCTCAACCCATTTTTAACCCGTCCAAATCCGACCCAACCCGCCCATTTTCCGCCACTAGTTTCACCTCTTCCAAGGAGTATTGCTCCGGTAAAAGTGTCTATTACATTATTATAATCGATAGTAGATTTCAACTCTTCATGCAGATGAGGAATAACACCTACTGTTAAGTTGGATACTCGGAGTGAGATGAGTTTTTTTCAACTTTTGAAAATCTTGATTTGAACGAAAGGCTATCTTTGTATAAACTGTTGAACTCTTCTAGTTTATCGCTTTATCAGGAGTAGTTCTGTCTTTTGTGTTCAGGACTTTTTGCTTGTTGCTTTGTCTTTTGTTTTCCATACCCACTTACAGTCTTTGGTTATTTTGCAGTATGGTTCTCACTCCAAGAAGCGCCCTAACAATCTTGTTATTGGGCGAACCTATGATCACCATATTTACGATCTTGTAGAGGTAGGGGTGGAAGAGTTCAAAAGCATGAAGTCGTTCAAATATGATAAGAGTTTGGCTCCTAAAATTGGGTCAAAGCCCTTTTTTACCTTTATTGGAGAAGGATTTGATAGTGTTGAAGAGTTGAAGCATTTAAAAGAAGTTTTGCTTGATCTATTCCATGGCGAGGTCTGTTCTTTCTCAATCAACTTATTCGCACGGCTTCTTTGAATTGGAAAGAGTACCACTAATGCACGTGGGTTCAATATTGCAGGTAGTGACCAACTTGAACCTTGCTGGGTTAGATCGTGTATATGTATGTGCAGCTGTGTCGCCAAAAAAGGTTTTCTTGACACATTGTGCACTACGGCTTAAAAAATCTGGCACAGTAGTTCCAAGAATAGAATTAGTGGAGGTTGGCCCGTCCATGGACTTAGTAGTTCGGCGACATCGTCTCCCTGACGACAGTTTGAAGAAAGAAGCTATGAAAACTGCTCTTGATAAAGCAAAGAAGAAGGTTTGATTGGCTTAGTCACTTCTTCACATCTTTATTTGACTAACTTGGAGTCTGCAAAATACTTATGTTGTTACTGGCTGTCATTTTCAGGAGAAAAATGTTGTCAAAGATGCCATTCAAGGAAAATACGGGAAGATTTACATTCCTGATCAGAAGGTAAGAAATAAGAATACACTACTCTGGTtgaaaagaaattataaaattCTATGACTGTTTACCAGTGAAAAATTATTCCTTTCTGTAGGTTGGAAGTGTTGCACTGCCTCACAAAGCAAAAGGAGTTAAAAGGGAGCGAAGAGAAGCTAAGATGAAGAATGTGGCAGACCAGCCTGAAGAAAAGAAACAGAAGCTGGATTCTGAGTGATTTTCAATTCCAACCTTCTGTAGTTTGATGCTCTTCTGCTGAGCCAAATCAGTTTTGTTCTTATGTGCTTTAGGCACAATGCATATCGGAGTCTAATCCCAGCTTTCTGCGAACCAAAGGCCGGATCATTGCTgtcaaaaatatcaactgggagcTTTCTGGAGCGATGGTTCTCACTGTTATTTGAATTTTCACCATTTGGTATATTTGGCGTGTTTCTAGTTATTTGGAAAAATTTCCTCTATTGCTTGTAATTTAGTTCTATCTGTTTGGAGGGTCATTCTGAAGTCTGAAATCTAGAATTTTTATCATTCTATGTAACTCGATACGAATCAACATCCTAAAAATGTAGTTATGTTTAAACAtgtcttttattttctttaagcTAAGAACACTCCAAGCActcattatcctaaaatattagCGCTGCCGACTGTTCTTTCGTAGAAGCATGTTTTGAATATAAGTATATCCTGTTGCTAACTGTTCATTCAAAATTGCTGGCATTCAACTAATGTACTACGGCGTAACGCTCTCACAGCCCCAACCCTAGCAAATCATATTTCATCGTTTTATACACGCACATATATGTTATGTATAATTGTATATATCCTCATTCATAATCCCTTCACTTACAACAACACCACTTGGTTGTGTTAAAAGTCGACCATTATCCTGTCCGCAACCAAATAATATGTATGCATAATTACAAGTACAAGCCATATTTTATTGCAAGGGAAGCGTTAAGGAACTCTACTTCCCAAGTGCGTGTGTTCCCCTTTACAAAATTTTTTAGGGGAAGCAATCAAACAGAGGAAAGCTACTTAGGAAACAAACGTACATGTCACCATAAAGCACACACAAGTATGGTGTCTGATAGGTGTGCATTTCTATAATCCAACTTTTCATTATAATGCTTATACATATAGTTATACAACAACAATTCTGAACAGAGAATACAAAAAATGTTATTGCTGGCATCAACAAAATCACTAGGCCAAACAGTGCTTAGAGAGAAACGGACATGCCCAGTGCAAAGGATCTTCCGTAAGGCAGCGGCTGCTGCTTGAATTCGTGAAGAAAACTTAGTATTCTCCACAGGCAACCTGAACTAATATGCATAGATACAAGCCTGCAAAACATACGCAGACATAGCTATCAAAGTTTATACATGTGAAGAAACTGCCTAGAGGTATTGTCATAAAACATTTGCCATCGAAGTGCAAGAAAGCAAAGGGGTGAACCCATTTTATTGAGCATTTACTCTCAAATCTTTCAAGCTAAAGCTTGACAGTGGTTCACTGGCACCTATCTAGATCGTTAGGCTGGGTCTCTCAACAGAATACTAGCTGCTATGATGTCATGGCCAGTCTAAAGTAATGCCTTCTCAAATCCACCAAACAGAAGTTCAGATGCTCCAGCAGTTTCCAAAGCATCACTAGACCCAAGAAAGTGTGTCATGGGAAGAAGTTTATTCCAAACATTCTACCAAATAGTTCAACTACTACTATCAGCACTCGTCACCTAGTGTCAAACTTACCTAGACTTTGACAAAAATGTGGATATACCAAGGGCAATAGCTTTAAAATTCAGTAGAACGACGAAACAGATTTCGAGATAGACAAACCTGACATAATCCTCCAAGCATTCTTCCTCCCAAAAACATTGACTAGTAACAAATGCAAATTATGTGCAGAAACCATAAAAGTTATCACACATTCACGTGAGCATCTGCATGTCTGTATGACCTGATTGAGGTGTGAGAGGAGATTTAAGATTTGGTCTCAGCATATCCATGATAGTAGAAAAGGAGGGGCGTTTCCACGGCTCACTACAACATTATCAAAACTAACTTTAGATAACATTAAAGCAATCACGAAACTAAAAGGCATGAACTTGGGGACGAGTACAAGCAACACACTTAGTCCAGCAGGCCTCAATAATAGTCGCCACTTGAGGATTCAAGTCACTTGGAATGTCAAGCCTCTTCCCCCTAAAGCCGACAGCTGCTACAACCTACAAAATCAGATTCATTACAGCACATTCTACGCCATGTACGATATAAAAAAACAAACAGTTCAATATTCATGAGGCTCGACAGATGGTCCTCTTATCTATCTTTCAAAAATCAAACTTGTAGCAGAAACTAGAATGTACGATATCACAGGGAAACAGTTTCAACAATCATGATGACCGAGAAATCAACCCTTAGGAGTAACCAGAGGCTCCGAAACTCGGGAATAATGGGCCCGCCCCTGTACCCTTCTTCGCTACAATACAAGGCTTAGTTCACATGGCGCATggcttgaacctgtgacctaCATTCTAGGTCACTTGAACTAAGCCTGTGGGCATATCTATTGTCCTCCTCTTTATTTCTATTTGCTTTCCCATCAACAAGTCTATTCCAAATAACTATTCGAATCTTAATCTCTTGAATTAGCTTCTTTGTCCCCATCCTCTAACATGCGACAACCTTTTCCTATCTAGCACCATGTCAATGTGGTTGACTAACTTCTTTACCTCACCCGCATTAACAAATACAATATTTAGATGATTCATCATAATTAAACTACGGTTACACTAGTCATCAACTTACCACAACTTTTAGTTCTCTACTTAACAATAATCTTGACAAACTGTACACTAACTGTTACAGAAAGTaggaactttttcttttcttctcttctcaaAATATGAACTATTAGAAGACCACAATAAGCAAAACAAAACCTAGAGAGAAGTGGAAAGTAGCATCCCCAGAACTTTCCCATTCAAGGGCCCATGAATGCGTAGCTTTCTACATTAACCACATGAAAAAGAGAGGCAGATGAcgaaaggaaattgaaatggcATTCCTGGAAGAAGTGATCCCACTTGTGGTGCCCTAGTTCCTGGCAGAAGAACCATATGGACCAACTCATTTTCACATCCCAAGAGATAGCCTTAGGTCCTTTCAGTTGATATATTAGTTGTTACCCTCTAGATTCAATTGTAAGGGTTGCAtgtgggccgggcccggtcctaagtgggccggtcctaaaCGGTTGCGGGCTTCACGGGCTTGTTGTTGGAACCGgtccgggaccgggaccacgacctaacggtcccgggcctaaacgggcctacatatactttctatttttaaatttgtttttatacaagttagagaaaaaaaatgataataaaaatatctacggcaattcctagtaaattatattatagaattgtcacctaaattttttaattcaaatttaaagacaaaaatattgtaaagagatattcaaagcaatgtgttataaagatgtatatatagtatagtatatatatatatatatatatatatatatatatatatatatatatatatatataagttatattcgatatatatataagcttatatatatatactatactatactatatgtatatcctaagatatataagctatattcgatttactatatatacatcttaagatttatatattaatatttgatttatatactatacatatatcttaagatatatatactatatatatttatatacaatCGAATATgtcttatatactatgtatatagtaagatgtgtatgtatatatatatatatatatatatatatatagtatatactatatgtatagcttaagatatataaaaagacaaaaatattgtaaagagatattcaaagctatatatattttaattttttaattttttaattttttttaaaaaaattttaaaaatagccgttgggaccgtttggcccgctaaggtcCCGGGCCCTAGCGACTAAACGGTCCCGGGCAtgacgggcccaaatcataggaccggcccaggcccactaAGACCGGCCCAAACGGTCCTAGCCCGttagcccgtttggcccgcggtcccgggccggtccaggaccggcccacttgccacccttattcAATTGTTTAGATCACCATTTACACCTAAAATACCAAGCACAAACCTATGGTGTGCTCAAATTACTCCATGGTTGTTGTAGTGTTGCCAACTCCCATAAAATAACGCCAAAGCTATATACATCAGATTTCTCATTTGATGGTTCATCACGAAGAACTTCAGGCGCCATCCATTTCGGCCGTCACATTAAGCACCAAAtcattcttttccttatttagtTATCAAGAAACGAGCCAAAAGACCAACAGAACACTAAAGGAACCAGAGCTTGAATCAGGAACTTACAGTTCCGGCAGCAGTCTTTGATGAAAGAAATGTATTAGCTTTGAAACGAGAAAGACCAAAATCACAGACCTGATGAGGACATTAGACAAGTGAGAACATTTAGAATCTTTTACTGATAAAGAGAAATAATAGCTTCATAAAAACTTCCATAAACGAAAATAAGTAATAATAAATTCATTAAAGCAACAAAATCATATTCGCTAGCTAACTTTGAGTAGGACTACCAAGTTTGTTCAGAACTTAAGAATAAATTATAATGTTAACTAAAAGTACAGGTAATACATTATGCATACTGCTGAGCTATGGAGGACAGAACCTCCTTAAAAATCACAGACATTCAAAATGCCTCCTCTTTTTCAagcaaaatctcaatcaaacCTCAAGaccttttgatattttttttaaaatcttttttggTTGGGTTTGAAAAGTCAAATTGAATGATCAAGAAATTAGTATTTTTCTCGATGGTCCAAGTTGATTAAAAGGAAGAAGACCAGACACATATTCCCGGAGTGAGAGGAGACACATCTATGCTAATATTTCCAGTTAAAAAGAAACTAATTCACCAGGAGGTCGAAAAGGAGGACAAGTTATGTTAAGGAAAAATATGAGTAGAAAAAGCATAATCTTAACTAGACATAAATTCGTCCTCATAGTGACTCCTAAATTTCTTGAAACACTGGATCCACATGTGTTTATGATATGTAAGGTGGACTGAATGCAGCACTATTGCTACATGGCAGCTGAAAAACCACTCTATAGATGGTATATGTCTAGAAGATCGCAAAGAGAGATTTTGGACCAAGCTTCCCTCCAAAATgtaaaattattaattatgtacAAGTGATTTTTCCTTTAGATAAAAGCTTCAACATATATCCTCTCTTGTTGGAAATTAACCCATTTCATGGGATTGCAATGTTAACTCTCCATCATCTGAGAAATCTGATAAATACTTGCTGGTTCACAACTTGCTTTATGTGTTTTAGCAAGTTTGATTAGGTTAGGAAGCTTGTGAAACTATAAAACTTCTCTATGTTTCTCTCTTGACCCTCCGGAAAATATCTGAAgaagttaataaaaaaaatatgccCTATCCAAAATGATACTTCCTTCAGATTTGACTACTCTGACAGCCAAGTCCGACAATATATTAATCATGACAAAAAGGATTGCACCTTTATGTTTGCTAAAGAAATTCTTACTCTCACCTTCACTGTATATTTTTTGTCCACTAGCAGATTTGGAGATTTTAAATCTCGGTGAACAATGGGAGGATTGCGTTTGTGAAGATAATTCATCCCATTTGCCTGCACAAGACCATAGTAAGAGATTAGCCccaattgaaaaaataaaatgagaaagagGAGGGAGTAGGACACATTTATCCATACCACATCGTAAGCCATACACAGCCGACGTCTTTCATCTAACAACTCTCTCGCACCAGGTCTATGAAGAAGTCTATATAAGCTACCTCTGAAATACATGATAACATGGGAATCGCTCAGCTAAATTGGGAATAGCGTAATGTTTTCTGTTAATTGGACGGGGAAATATTTCTAAGACCTCGATAAATATTCAGTAACTATGGACAAATTTGGTGGCTGAATGACAACACCCATAAAAAGTACAATATTTGGATGTCGCAACCGCTTCATTATTGCAACCTAGAACAACCAAAGAGAAAACAGAATTAGAAGAGTGTAGAAGggaaaacaattaaataaaacagAATTATATTTGGGCATATCTTTGGGGCTTGTCTCTTAGTTACACGCTATATCAATAGTATTAGAAAATTAAACAGCTCATAAACattggtagtttgctttaggcgtgtttaaataaatcatcgtgactatgagtACGATTCCTTTAGcgtagtcatgatacgtaaaccccaattcgagtgtgtgtttcacgtgactcgaccttacaacttcaaataataataaaaattaacatgttgtaaatcgcgggtgcctTTCACGTGATGcgattcacaatgtgtacaaaaataataagtgcgcgacatcgcgacttatttaaataatcaccataaatattaaaaatgattaaaaggTTAAAAACGCACAATAGGtttcaaacatgtaataaatcatataattaggtcaattattaatagttgagtgaccgtgctaaaatcacgaaactcgggagtgcctcacaccttcttccgggttaacagaatttcttacccggtcttctgtgttcgcggaccataaatagagtcaaatttcctcgatttgggatttaaaataaaccggtgacttgggacaccataacttattccaagtggcgactctgtttttaataaataatctcattttgattaatgtcactttaattggaaaaaactcccttatctcccttcgggaaaaaggaggtgtgacagctctggtgactctgctggggacaagaacccagaatctctggttcagggttcagaattcgagcttagaataactgttatacttgatttttgtctattatctgatttttacgtgtttgagcctaatgtgctaaatgccgctttgatattatgtgaactgtatataaactgctatgaaacccttcttctttctgagtcttctaaatcttctggggagcgtgcgcttcgcgtggcttcttttctgttagagtcatatcctaattttagaatgaggttcggacaagttgcaaagccggtgaagcttctgtatacccggtacgctgccccccctcccccggctcgagttgtccgctcgagtaagtcaggtctagaacaatacacccaggatttaaacttagaataacatagcctcatgccggatccctagtaggtacgtttgcttgcatcacgtgcatttgacttaggagactcaacacaggggttgggtccgtctaggacaggtgtacccacaattaaaaggaccatcctgatgcattttttacgtgctacttgtgcattaattTGCTTGGCTTGTATGTTGGCCGGCCTCTTGAGTAAGAGaaaaaaaaccaagagtgaggtaggatagaaaaATGCCCGGTTTTGATAATCCTGATATTCAAAAATACGTTGCTCTGCCAAagtctcaaaaataaaaagagaa from Nicotiana tabacum cultivar K326 chromosome 24, ASM71507v2, whole genome shotgun sequence includes:
- the LOC142178421 gene encoding ribosome production factor 2 homolog, which codes for MMRSKTPWKIKTPQKGRIRRELEKRAPKLVETGKKTLILHGTKTSQVLNEVMTEIYHLKRDNSVKYTRKNENVRPFESGGEASLEFFSLKTDCSLFVYGSHSKKRPNNLVIGRTYDHHIYDLVEVGVEEFKSMKSFKYDKSLAPKIGSKPFFTFIGEGFDSVEELKHLKEVLLDLFHGEVVTNLNLAGLDRVYVCAAVSPKKVFLTHCALRLKKSGTVVPRIELVEVGPSMDLVVRRHRLPDDSLKKEAMKTALDKAKKKEKNVVKDAIQGKYGKIYIPDQKVGSVALPHKAKGVKRERREAKMKNVADQPEEKKQKLDSE
- the LOC142178314 gene encoding serine/threonine-protein kinase CTR1-like, which gives rise to MGWIGLLQVAIMKRLRHPNIVLFMGVVIQPPNLSIVTEYLSRGSLYRLLHRPGARELLDERRRLCMAYDVANGMNYLHKRNPPIVHRDLKSPNLLVDKKYTVKVCDFGLSRFKANTFLSSKTAAGTVSS